The Salvelinus namaycush isolate Seneca chromosome 8, SaNama_1.0, whole genome shotgun sequence genome has a segment encoding these proteins:
- the LOC120051644 gene encoding early nodulin-75-like, which translates to MKSNLIQWEPDPSTTINPSTTIHHIRPLPHFRPLHHYRPLHHYRPLHHYQPLHHYQPLHHYQPLHHYQPLHHYRPFHHYRPFHHYRPLHHYRPLHHYRPLHHYRPLHQYRPLHHYRPLHHYQPLSTPPPLSTPPSLSTTIDPSTTIDPSTTIDPSTTINPSTTINPSTTIDPSITINHYQPLHHFRPLHHYQPLHHYQPLHHYRPLHHYQPLSTPPPLSTPPPLSTPPPLSTPPPLSTPPPLSTPPPLSTPPSLSTTINPSTTINPSTTFEPSTTINPSTTIHHYRPLPHFQPLHHYRPLHQYRPIHDYQPLSTAPPLSTPPPLSTPPPLSTPPPLSTLPPLSTPPPLSTPPPISTHPRLSTTIDRSTTINPSTTIDPSTTIDPSATIDPSATIDHSTTIDHSATIDPSITIDPSTTIDPSTTIYPSTTIDPSTTIDPSTTITPPPLSTPPPLSTPPPLSTTINPSTTIDPSTTINHYQPLHHTTPLHHYPPLSTPPPLSTPPPLLTPPPPSTTINPSTTIDPSTTINHYQPLHHYQPLHHY; encoded by the exons ATGAAAAGCAACTTGATTCAGTGGGAGCCAG ACCCCTCCACCACTATCAACCCCTCCACCACTATCCACCACATTCGACCCCTCCCCCACTTTCGACCGCTCCACCACTATCGACCGCTCCACCACTATCGACCGCTCCACCACTATCAACCCCTCCACCACTATCAACCCCTCCACCACTATCAACCCCTCCACCACTATCAACCCCTCCACCACTATCGACCCTTCCACCACTATCGACCCTTCCACCACTATCGACCCCTCCACCACTATCGACCCCTCCACCACTATCGACCCCTCCACCACTATCGACCCCTCCACCAATATCGACCCCTCCACCACTATCGACCCCTCCACCACTATCAACCACTCTCGACACCTCCACCACTATCGACCCCTCCATCACTATCAACCACTATCGACCCCTCCACCACTATCGACCCCTCCACCACTATCGACCCCTCCACCACTATCAACCCCTCCACCACTATCAACCCCTCCACCACTATCGACCCCTCCATCACTATCAACCACTATCAACCCCTCCACCACTTTCGACCCCTCCACCACTATCAACCCCTCCACCACTATCAACCCCTCCACCACTATCGACCCCTCCATCACTATCAACCACTATCAACCCCTCCACCACTTTCGACCCCTCCACCACTATCAACCCCTCCACCACTATCAACCCCTCCACCACTATCAACCCCTCCACCACTATCGACCCCTCCACCACTATCGACCCCTCCATCACTATCAACCACTATCAACCCCTCCACCACTATCAACCCCTCCACCACTTTCGAGCCCTCCACCACTATCAACCCCTCTACCACTATCCACCACTATCGACCCCTCCCCCACTTTCAACCCCTCCACCACTATCGACCCCTCCACCAATATCGACCCATCCACGACTATCAACCACTATCGACCGCTCCACCACTATCAACCCCTCCACCACTATCAACCCCTCCACCACTATCAACCCCTCCACCACTATCAACCCTTCCACCACTATCAACCCCTCCACCACTATCGACCCCTCCACCAATATCGACCCATCCACGACTATCAACCACTATCGACCGCTCCACCACTATCAACCCCTCCACCACTATCGACCCCTCCACCACTATCGACCCCTCCGCCACTATCGACCCCTCCGCCACTATCGACCACTCCACCACTATCGACCACTCCGCCACTATTGACCCCTCCATCACTATTGACCCCTCCACCACTATCGACCCCTCCACCACTATCTACCCCTCCACCACTATCGACCCCTCCACCACTATCGAcccctccaccactatcactcctCCACCACTATCAACCCCTCCACCACTATCCACCCCTCCACCACTATCAACTACTATCAACCCCTCCACCACTATCGACCCCTCCACCACCATCAACCACTATCAACCCCTCCACCACACTACACCCCTCCACCACTATCCACCACTATCAACCCCTCCACCACTATCAACCCCTCCACCACTATTGACCCCTCCACCACCATCAACCACTATCAACCCCTCCACCACTATTGACCCCTCCACCACCATCAACCACTATCAACCCCTCCACCACTATCAACCTCTTCACCACTATTGA